In a single window of the Flavivirga spongiicola genome:
- a CDS encoding alpha-glucosidase — translation MVCLNRYNRIFLKTTILVLFVFFMFSCSNKSVEKKEEAWWKETVFYEIYMPSYKDSNNDGYSDFKGLTSKLDYIQDLGIKGIWLTPFLKSPKVDNGYDVSDYYTIDSIYGSLDDFKIFLKEAHKRNIKVIMDLVVNHTSTDSKWFQEAKKSKKNIYRDYYIWEDTPNNWESFFGGSAWEWDSITKQYYYHQFDVKMADLNWQNPKVVEEIKDVLRFWLDLGIDGFRLDVINFLTTNGVTLDNPIDENGEQEHLYDINQKGVKEAMKKIRATVNEYDNRFIVGEIGSDKIEVLKQYQGNELLDVVFNFNFGSIPQFSAQRIFNELTNMEKSMSNYPTLFFGSHDMPRLISRLAENNQERAKALTALMLTAKGVPFVYYGEEIGMENIEAYSVEEMMDIQGRTHYNLALNNGKSKEEALNIGNNHNRDKSRSPMQWNDNTFAGFSKIKPWIKVHENYAQLNVESLKKQEHSILNTYKKLISLRNSEPALQYGTYKKLSFINNCIVFTRQYKDEIINCYFNFDNNPLIIELKSNEKVLIGQTIVKPNDFVIVKSIEK, via the coding sequence ATGTTTTCTTGTAGTAACAAAAGTGTCGAAAAGAAGGAAGAAGCTTGGTGGAAAGAAACCGTTTTTTATGAAATCTACATGCCCAGTTATAAAGATAGTAATAATGATGGTTACAGTGATTTTAAAGGCTTAACATCTAAACTGGATTATATTCAGGATTTAGGAATTAAGGGTATTTGGTTAACACCATTTCTAAAATCGCCAAAAGTGGACAATGGCTATGATGTTTCTGATTATTATACCATCGATTCTATATATGGTTCACTTGATGATTTCAAAATTTTCTTAAAAGAGGCTCACAAAAGAAACATAAAAGTTATCATGGATTTGGTAGTAAATCACACTTCTACCGATTCAAAATGGTTTCAAGAAGCTAAAAAATCTAAAAAAAACATTTATAGAGATTACTATATTTGGGAAGACACACCTAATAACTGGGAATCTTTCTTTGGGGGTTCAGCTTGGGAGTGGGATAGTATTACGAAGCAATATTACTATCATCAGTTTGATGTAAAAATGGCCGATCTTAATTGGCAAAACCCAAAGGTTGTCGAAGAAATTAAAGATGTTTTAAGGTTTTGGCTAGATTTAGGCATTGATGGATTTCGATTAGATGTTATCAACTTTTTAACTACAAATGGCGTAACTCTTGACAACCCAATAGATGAAAATGGGGAGCAAGAACACCTATATGATATCAACCAAAAAGGAGTAAAAGAAGCCATGAAAAAGATCCGGGCTACAGTTAATGAATACGATAACCGTTTTATAGTTGGGGAAATAGGAAGTGATAAAATTGAAGTGTTAAAACAATACCAGGGAAACGAATTATTAGATGTTGTATTCAATTTTAATTTTGGAAGTATCCCTCAATTTTCTGCACAACGGATATTTAATGAACTTACTAATATGGAAAAAAGTATGAGTAACTATCCTACTCTATTTTTTGGAAGCCATGACATGCCCCGTTTAATAAGTCGTTTAGCCGAAAACAATCAAGAGAGGGCAAAAGCTTTGACTGCACTAATGTTAACTGCAAAAGGCGTTCCTTTTGTTTATTATGGAGAGGAAATTGGTATGGAAAATATCGAAGCTTATTCTGTTGAAGAAATGATGGATATTCAAGGACGCACCCATTATAATTTAGCTTTAAACAATGGAAAATCTAAAGAAGAAGCGCTTAACATTGGCAATAATCATAATAGAGATAAATCTAGAAGCCCAATGCAATGGAATGATAATACATTTGCTGGTTTTTCAAAAATAAAACCTTGGATAAAAGTTCATGAAAATTACGCTCAATTAAATGTTGAGTCTTTAAAAAAACAAGAACATTCTATTTTAAACACATATAAAAAGTTGATTTCACTTCGTAATTCAGAACCAGCTTTACAATATGGTACTTACAAGAAACTATCTTTCATAAATAATTGTATTGTCTTTACCAGACAATATAAAGATGAGATTATAAACTGTTATTTTAATTTTGATAATAACCCTTTAATAATAGAATTAAAATCAAACGAAAAAGTTTTAATTGGACAAACAATCGTGAAGCCAAACGATTTCGTAATTGTTAAAAGCATTGAAAAATAA
- a CDS encoding alpha/beta hydrolase family protein gives MIHKKNSVIDGKHKRSILIDITYASNAINKPIVIFCHGYKGFKDWGAWNLMADVFAKAGFYFIKFNFSHNGGTIEQPIDFPDLDAFGNNNYTKELDDLEFVIDWIVKNDEIKGNNICLIGHSRGGGIVSIKAEEDTRIKSVISLAGVCDFGKRTATLGDLESWKKDGVKYVLNGRTKQQMPHFYQFYEDFIKNETRLTIKRAVSNLKIPHLIIHSHADTSIFIEEAENLHKWNPNSQLEIIEGANHVFGASHPWEENNLPVHLEKAVQVILSFLEF, from the coding sequence ATGATTCATAAAAAAAACAGTGTCATTGACGGTAAACATAAAAGGTCTATTTTAATAGATATAACTTATGCTTCAAATGCTATTAATAAACCTATTGTTATATTTTGTCATGGCTACAAAGGTTTTAAAGATTGGGGTGCATGGAATTTAATGGCAGACGTGTTTGCTAAAGCCGGGTTTTACTTTATAAAGTTCAATTTTTCACACAATGGAGGGACGATTGAACAACCCATAGACTTTCCTGATTTAGACGCTTTTGGCAATAATAATTATACTAAAGAATTAGATGATTTAGAATTTGTGATTGATTGGATTGTTAAAAATGATGAAATAAAAGGCAATAACATCTGCTTAATTGGGCACAGTCGTGGTGGTGGTATTGTTTCAATAAAAGCGGAAGAGGACACCCGTATTAAAAGTGTCATAAGTTTAGCAGGCGTTTGTGATTTTGGTAAAAGAACCGCAACATTAGGCGATTTAGAATCCTGGAAAAAAGACGGCGTAAAATATGTTCTTAATGGCAGAACAAAGCAACAAATGCCTCATTTTTATCAATTCTATGAAGATTTTATAAAAAATGAAACGCGCTTAACTATAAAAAGAGCTGTGTCAAATCTAAAAATCCCACATCTGATTATTCATAGTCATGCAGATACTAGCATTTTTATTGAAGAAGCGGAAAACCTTCATAAATGGAATCCAAATAGCCAATTAGAAATTATAGAAGGTGCCAATCATGTTTTTGGAGCTTCACACCCTTGGGAAGAAAATAATTTACCAGTACATTTAGAAAAAGCTGTACAAGTGATCCTATCTTTTTTAGAATTTTAA